Genomic DNA from Shouchella patagoniensis:
GATTTAAAGAAGTCATTGGTTCTTGGAAGATCATCGAGATTTCGTTTCCACGAATACGGCGCATTTGAGCGGCCGATTTCTTTATTAAGTCTTCCCCTTTAAAAAGAATTTCTCCCCCGACAATTTTACCAGGACGAGAAAGTAAGTTTAGGATAGATAAGGAAGTGATGCTTTTCCCAGAACCAGATTCCCCAACGATACCGAGCGTTTTTCCTTTTGGAACTTCAAAGGTAACGCCATCCACGGCTTTTACTTCTAACTCTTTTGTAAAAAAGGACGTACGAAGATCATTTATTTTTAAAATCGCATCGTTAGTCAAATCGTCTCACACCTTTCTTATATAATCATTATTCGGCATCGACACGTTTGTTCACGAGGCGATAAGAAATGTCGACTATCAAGTTTACTAAAACGAAGCATAGTGCAGCGATTAAAACACCGCCCTGCATAACTGGGAAGTCTCGTGTGCTAATGGAATCAACGATTAATCGACCCATTCCGTTAATTGCAAAAACATTCTCTGCAAGAACCGCACCACCAAGCAAGCTTCCGAAACTTAATCCAACAACAGTTATAACAGGTATTAATGCATTCTTTAATGCATGTTGATAAATAACAACACGTTCTTTTACCCCTTTCGCACGAGCTGTGCGAATGTAGTCTTGATTTATGACTTCAAGCATACTTGAGCGAGTCATACGAGCAATAATAGCTGCACCCGAAGCACCAAGCATGAGAACTGGAAGAACGATTTGATCAAAATTTCCCCAGCCTGAAGGACGGAACCAAGCTGTATCTAAAAAGTTATTAATTACTGGGATGTTGCCAAGCACGAACCATTGGATTAAAACAAGACCTAACCAGAAGTTTGGCATGGACATTCCAAAAAGGGCTACAACCATAATTGCAGAGTCAGTAAATGTCCCACGTTTTGTTGCAGAGATAATCCCAGCAATTAAACCAAGGAAAATACTTAATACCGTACTATAGAAAGCAAGTTCCATTGTTATGGCAAGTCGAGGGAAAAGCATATCAGCAACAGGTTGGCCTGTCCGAATAGAATTTCCAAGATCAAGCTGGACCAAGTTCGTCATATAACGAAAATATTGAACGGGATATGGATCATTTAAGCCAAGGCGGTTTTCCATCGCTTCTATTTGTTGCGGTGTTGCAGCTTCTCCTGCGAGCACTTGTGCTGGGTTCCCAGGAATAAAATGCATCAAAGCAAAAACTAGAATCGTAACCCCGATAATAACGGGAATTAATTGTAGTAAACGACGTACAAGAAATTTAAACATGTGAGCACCTCTCTTCTCTTATTTCAGTTTAGGATCTAATGCGTCACGTAAGCCGTCGCCAAAGATATTAAAGGCAAGTACAAAGACAACGATGGCAAGACCTGGGGCATACGTTAAGTGCCCAGCATTAAACATGAAGTTTTTCCCTTCATTCAACATTGCACCCCACTCTGGTGTTGGGGAAGGGGCACCAAGTCCTAAAAAGGAGAGGCCAGCAGCAGCAAGAACTCCTGTTGCAATTGATAGAGTAGTCTGGACAATTAAGGGTGACATCGTATTAGGTAAGACGTGTTTAAAGATAATTCGTGCATCGGAAGCTCCTAATGCTTTAACGGCATCAATATATTCCAATTTTTTGACAGATAAAGTTGAACCGCGGGCAATCCGAGCAAAAACCGGAATCGAACCAATGGAAATGGCGATAATGACGTTTTGTATGCCTGATCCAAGAGTTGCTACAATCGCAAGTGCTAGAATAATTCCAGGAAAAGCAAGTAATACGTCAACAAATCGCATAATGATAGAATCCGTTTTTCCACCATAGTAGCCAGATACTATTCCAATTACTGTGCCAACCGTTCCAGCGATTGCCACTGAAGCAAAACCGATAATAAATGTTAAGTGCATTCCGTGTAGAATACGAGAAAAGACATCTCGTCCGAAATTGTCTGTGCCAAACCAATATTCTGCTGAAGGCCCTTGCAGTTTAGCTGCAAAGTTCTGCTCATTGATTCCATAGGGCGCGACAAATGGTCCTACAATTGCGAGAATGGCTAATAGAATAATTAAAATGCCTCCAGTAACGGCCGATTTGTTCGATAAGAGGCGTCCCATAAATTCTTTCCAACTTTTCATTGCTGGACTCTCAGGCGCTTTTGTAGCAGTCTGATTTGCAAGTTGCTGAGACATATATAACTCCCTTTCTCCGATCATTTGACAAATTTTGCACATGTTATAACATCGTTTGATTATACACCAATGCAAGAGATGAAAACAATCTGAAAATAACATTCTTAATATAGTATTCTATTTGATCAACATAAAACTTGCAAAGGAAATTTTAGCTAGGGACCATACTTCTAACTAGCGGTATTACGGGAAAAGAATCTTGTCTTTTCAGAGTGGACACTCCAAATAAAAAAGAATAGTCGAAAAATATTTGCTCAATCGTAAAGCTTGTGCTAAAGTTTGAAATAATTCATAAATTAATATATTTGTAGAAAATAAGGAGAGATGAATGTATGAACAAACGAAAAAAAGTGAGTTTTTTGTCATTAACATTTGCGACGGTACTTGCTTTAGGAGCCTGTGCGAGTGAACCAACGGATTCAGTCTCTGAATCATCCGGCGAAGGTGAATCAACCTCTGATGGAGGAGAGCTTCTAATCTCAATGCTGTCCGAGGCAGTATCCCTTGATGTTCACGGGGCAAATGATACATATTCTTCTAATATGACATCACAAATCTATGAAACATTATTAAATCAAAACGCTGAACTTGAACTCGAACCAGGACTTGCAGAACATTATGAACAAATCGATGAGAATACATGGGAGTTTACATTAAGAGACAATGTGACGTTTCATGATGGAACTGATTTAGATGGGGATGCAATAAAAGCGAACTTTGACCGAGTGCTAGATAATGATATTGCATCTCAACGAGCTTTTTTATTCGATATGATTTCAGAAGTAGAAGTAGTAGATGATTTGACTGTTCGTTTTCACACGGAATACCCATTTGCACCATTACCAGCCCACCTTGCTCATACTGGAGCTGGTATTATGAGTCCTGCAATGATTGAAGAAGATTATGCTGCAATGAAAGATGGTGAATCTCCAGGAACAGTCATTAATAAGCAAGCAATTGGGACTGGAATTTTCAAATTTGACGAGTGGAACCATGGTGATTCGATACGACTAGTAAAAAATGAAGACTATTGGGGAGATCCAGCAAAAGTTGATAGTGTTGTTGTACGTGTAGTGCCAGATGGGACAACACGTATTGCAGAACTGCAGACCGGCAGTGCTCATATTATTGATCCTCTCAGTCCAAATGAAGTAGGTCAAATTGAGCAAACAGAAGGTGTAGATGTACATTCACAAGAAAGCGTCATGATTATGTATGTTGGCTTTAATACAGAACAAGAGTACTTAGATAACCCAAATGTGCGAAAAGCAATTTCTCTTGCTATTGGTAGGAAGGATATTTTAACGGGGATTTATGAAGACATTGGAATTGAAGCACGTAGTCCACTCGCACCTAAAGTTTTTGGTTATGATGAGAGTATCGATTCAAATGAACAAGATCTTGAAGAGGCGAAACGATTGCTTGCTGAAGAGGGGTTGGAAGATGGTTTTGATATTACATTCAATACAAGTGACGAACAAGAACGAATCGATATTGCAACTTATGTAGAAAGTGCGCTTGCTCCATTAAATATTAATGTCAATATTGATATACAAGAATGGGCGAGTTTCCTTGAATATACGGCTGAAGGAAATCAAGAAATGTTTGTTTTGAGCTGGTCTACCGTAACCGGGGATGCTGATTATGGTTTATACGCCTTGTTCCACTCTGATAATCACGGTTCAACAGGGAATCGCACGTTTACAACAAATGCCGACCTTGATGAAAAACTAGATGAAGCACGTCGTAGTACTGATAGTGATGAACGCCAAGAATTATATAAAGAAATTCAAAACATTATTGCTGAAGAAGCGTATATTCAACCGCTCGTTCATCAAGATTATCTTGTTGGTTTAAGTGATAATGTAGAAGGGTTCTGGCAACACCCTACGAGACGACTAATGCTTCAAGATGTAACTATTCAATAATGAATTGAATATAAAAACTATTCCGCGATAGATGTTTGTAATAGGTCTTTTGTCACTAATAATGTGAAAAATCGATAATTAAAGTTGTTTATCTGTGTAAAATGATATATAGTGAGATTGTTTTAAACAGGAAGTTAGAAAGTTATGAACAAGGGGGATAAAAGGATGAAGCGTTTTAAGAGACCTTTTTATAGCGTGATGGCGTTAACAGTTGCCATTGGTCTTGCAGCATGTACAAGTGATGAACCAGATGAGAATACAGGTGGAAATTCAGATGGTGGCGAAGCAACTGGCGAAGGTGGAGACCTAGTCATTGCGATGCAGTCAGAAATTTCGGGTTTTGACCCACATCAAGTAAACGACGTTCCTTCTGGCCATGTACAAAACCAAGTCTATGAAGGATTAGTTGCTTTTGATGAAGAAATGAACATCGAAGAGCGTTTAGCTGAAAGCTATAAAGCCGAAGACAATACATTGACGTTTAAGCTTCGTGAAGGTATTGAGTTCCACGATGGCACTCCATTTAATGCTGAAGCGGTTAAAACAAATATTGAGCGTATCACAGATGAAGATATTGCGTCTCAACGTGCGTTCCTATTTGAAGAAATTACTGAGATTAATGTATTAGATGAATATGAGATCGAGTTTGTTACAGAAGAGCCTTTTGCTCCGCTTATTTATAGCTTTGCTCATAGTGGCGGTAATATGATTAGTCCTGCTGTGATTGAGGAAGATTATGCGGCGATGGAAGATGGTGAACAGCCATTTACAGCTGTTAATGCAAACCCTGCTGGGACAGGTTATTTTAAATATGAGTCTGGCGGAATTGGTACAGAAATCGTTCTTTCTAAAAATGAAGATTACTGGGGTGAAACCGCTTTACTAGATACGGTAACTTTTAAAGTCGTACCAGATGGTAATACACGTGTTGCAGAAATTTCAACTGGAGACTCTCATGTCACCGAGCCATTAGATGTTTCTGCTATCCCTCAACTTGAATCAACAGAGGGAGCAAGCATGCTTGAAACACAAAGTATTTCTGCTTCATACTTTGGATTTAACACTGAAAAAGAACCATTTGACAACTCGGATGTGCGCCGCGCAATTGCGATGGCTATTGATAATGAAGTCATTCTAGATAATATTTGGGAAGGCCACGGTATCGTTGCAAACGGACCAATTGCTCCTGGAGTAGTTGGTTATGACGAGAGCATCGAACCAATCGAATTTGATCCAGAAGGTGCAAAAGAGTTGCTTGAAGAAGCAGGCGTTGAAAACTTGTCAATATCGCTTTCGACAAATGATTCAGAAGCTCGTATGGATATTGCGACTTACATTGAAAGTGCTTTGAGTGATATTGGAATTAATGTAACAATTAATTCTTCAGACTTCCCTACGTATTTAGAAGCTACTGCAAATGGTGAGCATGAGATGTATATTCTTGGCTGGAGCTCTGCTACAGGTGATGCTGACTATGCACTAGCGCCATTGTTCCACACTGATAATCATGGTTCTCCTGGGAACCGTTCATTCTACTCGAACCCAGAGTTAGATCAGTTGCTTGATGATGCTGCAAAAGAAATCGATGAAGCTGCTCGTGCAGACATGTACAAAGAAGCACAAGAAATCATCGTTAACGATGCGCCAGTTGTATTTAGTTATTACCAAGAATACTTGAATGGTGTACGCGATGAAGTAAAAGGATTTAAACGTTCGATGACAGGAGATATTCTTCTTCAAGAAGTGTATATTGAACAATAATCTTTGTGGAGGGCAGGTTTACGAACCTGTCTTCTTTTTAGATTTATACTTGTTTTAATAGTTTAGGTCTGATATAATGTTCTTTGTCAGTTAAACGGAGGAATACCCAAGTCCGGCTGAAGGGATCGGTCTTGAAAACCGACAGGCGGGTTACACCGCGCGGGGGTTCGAATCCCTCTTCCTCCGCCATTATTAATATTAATGCTCACACGACCACCTGTTAAGTGGCCGTGTTTTTTTATACCTACTCATTATAAGGGAGGTGGATGCGTTGCCTAGCACGCATGAGGAGTGGATGGAGCTTGCTCTTGAGGAAGCGAAGAGAGCAAGAGATCTTGGCGAAGTGCCTATAGGAGCAATCATTGTAAAAGATGGAGCAATTGTAGCTAGTGCATTTAATTTACGAGAAACAAATAAGGCTGCACTTGCT
This window encodes:
- a CDS encoding ABC transporter permease — protein: MFKFLVRRLLQLIPVIIGVTILVFALMHFIPGNPAQVLAGEAATPQQIEAMENRLGLNDPYPVQYFRYMTNLVQLDLGNSIRTGQPVADMLFPRLAITMELAFYSTVLSIFLGLIAGIISATKRGTFTDSAIMVVALFGMSMPNFWLGLVLIQWFVLGNIPVINNFLDTAWFRPSGWGNFDQIVLPVLMLGASGAAIIARMTRSSMLEVINQDYIRTARAKGVKERVVIYQHALKNALIPVITVVGLSFGSLLGGAVLAENVFAINGMGRLIVDSISTRDFPVMQGGVLIAALCFVLVNLIVDISYRLVNKRVDAE
- a CDS encoding ABC transporter permease, yielding MSQQLANQTATKAPESPAMKSWKEFMGRLLSNKSAVTGGILIILLAILAIVGPFVAPYGINEQNFAAKLQGPSAEYWFGTDNFGRDVFSRILHGMHLTFIIGFASVAIAGTVGTVIGIVSGYYGGKTDSIIMRFVDVLLAFPGIILALAIVATLGSGIQNVIIAISIGSIPVFARIARGSTLSVKKLEYIDAVKALGASDARIIFKHVLPNTMSPLIVQTTLSIATGVLAAAGLSFLGLGAPSPTPEWGAMLNEGKNFMFNAGHLTYAPGLAIVVFVLAFNIFGDGLRDALDPKLK
- a CDS encoding glutathione ABC transporter substrate-binding protein, whose translation is MNKRKKVSFLSLTFATVLALGACASEPTDSVSESSGEGESTSDGGELLISMLSEAVSLDVHGANDTYSSNMTSQIYETLLNQNAELELEPGLAEHYEQIDENTWEFTLRDNVTFHDGTDLDGDAIKANFDRVLDNDIASQRAFLFDMISEVEVVDDLTVRFHTEYPFAPLPAHLAHTGAGIMSPAMIEEDYAAMKDGESPGTVINKQAIGTGIFKFDEWNHGDSIRLVKNEDYWGDPAKVDSVVVRVVPDGTTRIAELQTGSAHIIDPLSPNEVGQIEQTEGVDVHSQESVMIMYVGFNTEQEYLDNPNVRKAISLAIGRKDILTGIYEDIGIEARSPLAPKVFGYDESIDSNEQDLEEAKRLLAEEGLEDGFDITFNTSDEQERIDIATYVESALAPLNINVNIDIQEWASFLEYTAEGNQEMFVLSWSTVTGDADYGLYALFHSDNHGSTGNRTFTTNADLDEKLDEARRSTDSDERQELYKEIQNIIAEEAYIQPLVHQDYLVGLSDNVEGFWQHPTRRLMLQDVTIQ
- a CDS encoding glutathione ABC transporter substrate-binding protein, with product MKRFKRPFYSVMALTVAIGLAACTSDEPDENTGGNSDGGEATGEGGDLVIAMQSEISGFDPHQVNDVPSGHVQNQVYEGLVAFDEEMNIEERLAESYKAEDNTLTFKLREGIEFHDGTPFNAEAVKTNIERITDEDIASQRAFLFEEITEINVLDEYEIEFVTEEPFAPLIYSFAHSGGNMISPAVIEEDYAAMEDGEQPFTAVNANPAGTGYFKYESGGIGTEIVLSKNEDYWGETALLDTVTFKVVPDGNTRVAEISTGDSHVTEPLDVSAIPQLESTEGASMLETQSISASYFGFNTEKEPFDNSDVRRAIAMAIDNEVILDNIWEGHGIVANGPIAPGVVGYDESIEPIEFDPEGAKELLEEAGVENLSISLSTNDSEARMDIATYIESALSDIGINVTINSSDFPTYLEATANGEHEMYILGWSSATGDADYALAPLFHTDNHGSPGNRSFYSNPELDQLLDDAAKEIDEAARADMYKEAQEIIVNDAPVVFSYYQEYLNGVRDEVKGFKRSMTGDILLQEVYIEQ